TTGTCACCGGGTTGATCGCCCGGTTTGTCTCCGCCGGGACGTTGGCCGGGTTGATCACCCGGTTGCGTGCCAGGCTTGTTGCCGGGCTGGTCGGATGGGGACACGTTGCCCGGTTGGTCCCCGGGTTTGTCGCCGGGTTGAGGGCCGGAGTCGGTGCCTTTGCGGGCGGCTTCGGCGGCTTTCGCGGCTTCGCGAGCGGCGGCTTCGAGCTGGCGGGCGGCCTCGGCGGAACCGGATTGCTGTTGTTCGATGGCGGCTTCGTGGAGTTGGCGGGCGACGGCGTCGATTTTTTCGGCGCGGGCGGCGGCGTTGGGTTCGCGGGCCGCTTCGTTGAGGGCGCGGCGGGCGGCTTCGAGGGCGGCACGGGCGGCGTCGCGTCCGGCTTTTTCCTGGGCGGCGGCGGCGTCACGGAGGGTTTGCGCGGCGGCTTGGGCCGGGGCGCGGGCGGCGGAGACGTCGCCTTGTTTGAGCTGGTTGGCGGCGGCGGCGGCATCGCGGGCGGCTTGGGCGGCGGCTTTTTGCGCGGCCTCGCTCAGCTTCTGATTCTTGGCGAGTTCCTCGGCGCGGCGGGCGAGCTCGGATTGTTCGGCGGCGGAGGGCTGCGGTTTTTTGTCGCCGGAGGATGGAGATGGATCGGTTTTTTCGGCCTGTTCGGATTGATCTTTGGCGAGTTGTTCGAGCTGGCCGGCGGGGGTGTCCTTGCGCGGCGGCATCTTGTAGCGTTGTGCGTCTTTGAATGGATCGGCGGGTGCCGGGGGAGGCGGGGTGCCGGGGGTGCCGCCTTCGCTGATGATTTTCCGGAGGATTTTTTCGATCTCGGTGATGAGGGCGAGAGAGCGACCTTGGGGACGCGCGGCGGCTTCGTTCTCGACGGCGCCGATGAGCTTCGCGGCCTCATTCATCAACGGAACGACCTGGGTGAGGTTGTCCACGACGAGCGCGGGAAGCTGTTCGGTGATCGCGAAGGCTCGCACCTCGTCGGCCTTGGTGGCGAGGAGGGCCTGGTCGGTGGCGACGGACGTGTTGGCGTCGGTCCAGGCCGGAGCGGTTTTGGGAATGGAGGCGTGGGCGAGGAGGAAGTTTTGTTTGAGCAGGGACAGCTGGGCGGATTTGAGAGCGGCGATGAGTGAGGCGCATTGGCCGGTTTTTCCGCCTCCTTTGCGTTTTTCGACGTCGTCGCGGGCGGGACGGATCTGGATGAACTGAAGAGGAGAGGTGACGACGGGGGCGGGCTCGCGGGTTTCGCGGTCGGCGCGGAGGTGGTAGGCGACGATGTCGAATTCGGCGGGGGAGATTTCGTCGAGGTAGAGCGGGAGTTTGACGGCGTGGGTGCCGGGCTTCGCGAGGGTTTTTATCGTCGCGGCGTCGAGCGGGAGGGAGAGGCGCGGCTCGCCGTTGACGGAGATTTCCAAGCTCATGGAGCGGAAGCCGGTGCGGGTATCGGCGGAGGCGGCGAGGGGGATCTCCTCGATGGAGGTGGCCTTGAGTTCGCTCTCGGGAGCGCGCCATTCGATGGAGGCGCTGATGTCTTCGGGCGGAGGCGGCGGGGCGGGCGGTTTAGCGAATATCCGAATTGTGAATACAGTGGATTCGATGAATAGGAAGATGAGCGCGAGGATGAGCGTGAGTTGTCCGGTGTGCCAGGCGAGGGCGCGGGGCAGGCGTCGGCCGGCGAGGCGTTGAGCGGCGTCGGCACGCTGGGCGGCCGCGAGGGCGGAACGGTCGGAAGCGAGTTCGGCGGCGGCCTCGACGCGGGCTTTGAGCTGCCACTCGGTGTCGAGGTCGCGGGCGACGTGGTTTTCATCGAGACGGCGGGCGCGGGCGAACCAGGTTGTCAGCGCGATGGCGGATGAAATGCCGAAGATCCAATGGCCGATGACGAAGGACGGAGGCAGCCAGCGGATATGGATCGCGAGGGCGAGGACCGCGGCGATGAGGGCAAGGGCGAGCGTCCACACGAGCAGCGTGTAACGGCGGCGGCGGTGCTGGGTGCGGACGAGGTGGTCGGGCGTCTGGCTCATCGGGTGGTGCGGTTGGCGAAGGTGAGTTCGGCGAGGGCGAAGACGGCCATGGCGGCGAAGCACCACCACCAGAGCGGGCTTTGTTGTTCGGCGTCTTGGTCGGCGAGTTGGAGGCGTTCGACGGCGGCGGAAGGGGCGACGCGTTCGGTGGATTCGAGTTGGGTCCACGGCGTGCCTTCGGACCAGGCGGCGAGGTCGCTTTCCTCGGGCGGGACGTTGATGGCGTAGAGCGTGCGCTCGCGTCCGCGGGTCCATTCGTAAACGCCCGGGGCGCGGGGCGTTAGAGCGCCGCCGGCGGTAGCGGGAGGCTGGTCGATGGCAGGACCGGCGAGGGCGCGCCAAGAGCCGGGTTCGCCGTCAGGCAGGGTGAGCGGCTGGCCGACGACAGCGGCGTTGACGGCGATGGCGCCGGTTTCGAGGAGGTGCAGAACGGCGCGGTGTAGGAACGGAACGAAGGCGGGGGCGAGCGGCCATTCGCCGTCGCGGCGGTCGGCGGTGAAGCCGGCGATCAACACGCGACCGGAGCCTAGGCGGAGTTCGCCGAGGGCGGGAGCGCCGTCAGACCACGAGGCGAGCGGTTCGACGGAGTCGGCGGGGAGGGACCAGCCGCGTTTGAACGACCAGCCGACAAGGCTGCGGAGGTTGGCGGCGGCGAGCGGGGCGACGAGTGGATGATCGACGGCCCAGTCGCGCACGCGGGCATCGGCGGCGGGGCGGGCGACGGGCGTGATGCCGTGGCGGGCGAGCCAGGTGAATTGGTCGGCGCCGCCGTCGAGGAAGATGAGCGCGGAACCGCCGGCGGCGAGAAACGCGTCGAGGCGGGTGGCGGCGTCGCCGGTGAAAGAAGTGTTGTTGCGCAGGACGGCGGCGGCGCGGGCGGGCCAGGCGACATTGGGAATCGGCGAGACGCGCAATTCGGGCGGGAGCGTGGCGAGGGTGTTGCAGGCGGTGGCAACGTAGTCGGCTTCGGCACCGGCGGGTGCGGGATCAATCAGCACGAGACGTTTGGCGCTGGCGGAGGATGGCGCGAGGGCCCAGACGGTGTCGTCGGCGGGAAGGTCGTCGGTATCGAGTGAGAAACGTATCCACGCGGTGGATAACACGGCGGCGGCGGGCAACGTGACTCGGACCGTGCGGGTTTCGTCGGCGGCGAGATCGAGCGTCTCGATGTGAAGGGGGTTCTTCGTGTCGCCGGCGAAGATGCGGAGGTTGGTGCGGGCGGCGGGGCCGAAGTGGCGGACGACGACGGTGGCGGTGAGCGTGTCGCCGGACGGACTGAGCGCGGGCGAAAGTAGGGCGGTTTGCTGTTTGGTCGGTGCTGAGGGTTTCTCAGGGAAGACGGCGGAGACGCCGGCGGGCAGGTGGCGGGCGAAATCGGTGCCGGCCCAGCCGAGCGTCTGGTGGTCGCCGAGGTAGATGAGTTTACGGGTGCGGGCGGCGGAGGCGGCGAGGGTGTCGGCGGCGAGACGCAAGGCGGGTTCGGCGCGGGTGGTTTCCCAGCCGGGTTGGAGATCGTTGAGCGCGGCGAGGGCGGCGGCGGTGTCGCGGGTGGGCGGCACGAGCCACGACGGACGCGGGTTCATGAGAAGCAGGCCGACGGTGTCGCCGGCGGACGCATTGCCGAGTTCGCGGCGGGCCCAGTCTTTCAGCTGCGGCCAGCGGTCGGGTGCTTGGAGGCTGAAAGAGTTGTCGATGACGACGACGGTGGCGCGGGCGGAGGTGGAGGCGGGTTGTCCGAAAAACGGACGGGCGAAGGCGGCGGCGAGCAACGCGAGCACGAGGCAGCGCAACGTGAGGACAAGGCGGCGGTAGAAATTCTGACGGCGGTCGCGGGGATGGTTGGTTTTCAAGAAACGCAACGCGGGAAACGGCACGGTGCGGGTGACGCGGCGGCGCAGCAGGTGAAGGACGAGCGGCAGGGCGATCGCGGCGGCGGCGAGGAGGAAGTTGGGGCTGAGCCAGTTCATGGGTCAGCGTTGGCCGTTGCGGCGGGCGAGGCAGGCGCGGAGGGCGTCGAGCGGAGGTTCGTCGGTGCGCAGCTCGAGGGCGTCGCAACCGTAGTCGCGGGCGGTGGAGGAAACGGCGGTGCGGTGGGCGGAGAATTTCGCGCGGTAATCGCGGGCGGCGGCGGCGGGATCGAGCAGAAGTTCGGAGCCGGTTTCGATGTCGAAGAACACGCCGGGGTCTTGGAAGTTGAAATCCACTTCGGCGGGATCGGCGATTTGCAGGGCGAGCATGTCGTGATGCTCGTGGCGCAGGCGCTGGATGACCGGAGTGAGCGCGGTGGGATCTTCGTAGAAATCGCTGGCGACGATGAAGAGGCAGCGGCGCGGCGCGACTTCGAGCACGGTGTGCAAGGCGTGGGCGAGCGAGGTTTCGGTGCCGGGCGCGGGCTTGTCGAGCAGGCCCCAGATGGCGCGGAGGCGTGCGGGCGAACGGGATGGCGGCAGCCACGTGCCGAGATCGTCGGAGATGAGGCCGGCGCCGCAGGCATCACGCTGACGGCGGACGAGTAACGCGAGTGCGCCGAGCAAGGCGCGGGCGTAGTCGAGTTTGCTGAGAGCGCCCTTGCGGCTGGCGTAGGCCATCGACGGCGAAACATCGAGGAGCAGCACGACGCGGAGGGGAGTTTCCTCGTGGGCCTCGCGGATGTGGAGGCGGTCGGTGCGCGCGAAGAGCCGCCAGTCCACGCGGCGAAGATCGTCGCCCATCTGGTAGTCGCGGTAGTCGGCGAACTCGATGCTGGAGCCCTTGCGGCGGCTGGTGTGTCCGCCGATGCCGAGGGCGTCGGCGAGTCGGCGGGCGCGCAGCGGCAACGTGCCGAGCGCGGCGAGTTCGGCCATGTCGAGCGGTTGCATCGGCGGCGGTGCGTAGCCGATGCGCCGCATGAGGTGCGGAGACACGGGCGGCACGGGTGCGACGCCGGAGGAGGCTCGGTTGATCAAGGCCATGAGGGCGCGGCTCAGGCTTTCACGGCCTTGAGGAGGTCGGCGATGATGACGTCGGCGGTGAGGTTGTCGGCCTCGGCGCGGTAGTTGAGGATGAGGCGGTGGCGCAGCACGATGTTGGCGGCGGCGGCAACATCCTCGGCGGCGCAGTTGAGGCGTCCGTCGAGCGCGGCGGCGGCCTTGGCGCCGAGGGCGAGGGCCTGCGAGGCGCGGGGGCCGGCGCCCCACTGGACGCAGCGTTTCACGGAGGCGGGCGCGAGGGCGTTGTTGGGACGCGTGGCGTGAACGAGACGCACGGCATATTCGGCGACACTGGCGGGCACGTGGACGCGGCGGACGGCGCGTTGCAGGCCGAGGAGGGTTTCGGCGGTGCAGACTTTTTCGAGGGCGGCGGGCGGGGCGCCCGTAGTGGATTGGAGGATACGCACCTCGTCGGCCGCGGTCGGGTAGCCGACGTGGAGACAGAATAAAAATCTGTCGAGCTGCGCCTCGGGAAGCGGGTAGGTGCCTTCCTGTTCGATGGGATTCTGGGTCGCGAGAACGAAGAACGGCGCGGGCAGGTCGCGGGTGCGGCCGGCGACGGTGACGCGGCGCTCCTGCATGGCTTCGAGTAGGGCGGACTGCGTCTTGGCGGGGGCGCGGTTGATTTCGTCGGCGAGGAGCAGCTGCGTGAAGACGGGGCCGGCGATGAAGCGGAACTCGCGTTTGCCGTGGTCGTTTTCCTCGATGATCTCGGAGCCGGTCACGTCGCTCGGCATGAGGTCGGGAGTGAATTGAATGCGGTTGAACGAGAGATCGATGGCCTCTGAGAGGGTTTTTACGATGAGCGTCTTGGCGAGGCCGGGGACGCCGATCATGAGACAGTGACCCTGGGC
This window of the Rariglobus hedericola genome carries:
- a CDS encoding DUF58 domain-containing protein, whose translation is MALINRASSGVAPVPPVSPHLMRRIGYAPPPMQPLDMAELAALGTLPLRARRLADALGIGGHTSRRKGSSIEFADYRDYQMGDDLRRVDWRLFARTDRLHIREAHEETPLRVVLLLDVSPSMAYASRKGALSKLDYARALLGALALLVRRQRDACGAGLISDDLGTWLPPSRSPARLRAIWGLLDKPAPGTETSLAHALHTVLEVAPRRCLFIVASDFYEDPTALTPVIQRLRHEHHDMLALQIADPAEVDFNFQDPGVFFDIETGSELLLDPAAAARDYRAKFSAHRTAVSSTARDYGCDALELRTDEPPLDALRACLARRNGQR
- a CDS encoding BatA domain-containing protein, whose amino-acid sequence is MNWLSPNFLLAAAAIALPLVLHLLRRRVTRTVPFPALRFLKTNHPRDRRQNFYRRLVLTLRCLVLALLAAAFARPFFGQPASTSARATVVVIDNSFSLQAPDRWPQLKDWARRELGNASAGDTVGLLLMNPRPSWLVPPTRDTAAALAALNDLQPGWETTRAEPALRLAADTLAASAARTRKLIYLGDHQTLGWAGTDFARHLPAGVSAVFPEKPSAPTKQQTALLSPALSPSGDTLTATVVVRHFGPAARTNLRIFAGDTKNPLHIETLDLAADETRTVRVTLPAAAVLSTAWIRFSLDTDDLPADDTVWALAPSSASAKRLVLIDPAPAGAEADYVATACNTLATLPPELRVSPIPNVAWPARAAAVLRNNTSFTGDAATRLDAFLAAGGSALIFLDGGADQFTWLARHGITPVARPAADARVRDWAVDHPLVAPLAAANLRSLVGWSFKRGWSLPADSVEPLASWSDGAPALGELRLGSGRVLIAGFTADRRDGEWPLAPAFVPFLHRAVLHLLETGAIAVNAAVVGQPLTLPDGEPGSWRALAGPAIDQPPATAGGALTPRAPGVYEWTRGRERTLYAINVPPEESDLAAWSEGTPWTQLESTERVAPSAAVERLQLADQDAEQQSPLWWWCFAAMAVFALAELTFANRTTR
- a CDS encoding AAA family ATPase — encoded protein: MSSSSAPLPATDEADVALLREVPKLYARLQGELSKRIVGQEEVLRHLFLGLLAQGHCLMIGVPGLAKTLIVKTLSEAIDLSFNRIQFTPDLMPSDVTGSEIIEENDHGKREFRFIAGPVFTQLLLADEINRAPAKTQSALLEAMQERRVTVAGRTRDLPAPFFVLATQNPIEQEGTYPLPEAQLDRFLFCLHVGYPTAADEVRILQSTTGAPPAALEKVCTAETLLGLQRAVRRVHVPASVAEYAVRLVHATRPNNALAPASVKRCVQWGAGPRASQALALGAKAAAALDGRLNCAAEDVAAAANIVLRHRLILNYRAEADNLTADVIIADLLKAVKA